In Cryptomeria japonica chromosome 5, Sugi_1.0, whole genome shotgun sequence, the genomic window CACAAACACCCCAAAACTAAGGTTTCTAGCGCACCAGTCTAGCACTTAGTTTCTTTCTATGTTCTCTTTACAGATCTAACCTActatgttggtttcttcttctataATTTATTGTTCTTATTGAAAGTTATCATTTTCCTACCATTAACCATAAAGCTTAAACAAACACTTCTCAATATAAAATCCATTGCAATAAGGGACCATAGATTCAAATGTTCAAATCTCCAATTTGGACATTAGTTGAACCTATTTATTTTTCGTAATTTTTTTTCTCTTCAACTTATTTTTCTCTTCACGGTTTATTTTCTCTTCCTTAATTTATACTCTCAtcaattttcttcatctttataatcattttcaaacttaaatatttatcttgtttttgaactttttgaatttaaATATTATGACTTGACTTTATGGGTTTAAATAGATATGACCTTTAATTAAACACTTTATTTTAAAGTATGACTTTTCATTAAACATTTTCCTTTgttgatcttttatttatttgatttaacattttaaaaatattataaattatacatAAAGTAATAAAATACATAATACAAATTCTAATCACTATTATAACTAGCAATTGTACCTTGGTGTACAATGGGTATACTGAAAGATGTGTGTTTGGTCAATTAGGAAaagaaattttctaattttttgcaTATAATTGGGTAGTACATGAGGTCACTTCATAGGTCATaatattgtttgtgcaacaaagttcTCATTTAAGAATCGATAGCTTCagatcaactatgcatccacttacagtGATCCAATCATAACTGGAACAAAACCTTTAAATTGAGAAGAAAATCAAGTTTCATTACCAAAAAAATAcattgagagggagagagaggttgagatagtgctagaaagagggagagatagagggggggaagcaagagagagatgggtaaaaggataaagatagagaaaaagatagagatatagataaagtcagagatagagatggagaataagGAGAGGAATATGGAGCGGGGGTGATATATATGGAGAGAtaaaagagagaggggagaggaatagatatatggaaaataaaataaatggagagagagggaaagatataGTGGTAGATAGAGATAAATATAactagataaagatagagagatagatgaaagtagtgatagggagagatagagatagagctagagatagagatagagatagagatagagatagagatagagatagagatagagatagagatagatagagagatagagatagatagagagagaggggtctAAAAGAGGCAGGAAAATATAactagataaagatagagagatagatgaaagtagtgataggtagagatagagatagagatagagatagagatagagatagagatagagatagagaggagtcTAAAAAGAGgcaggatagagagagggagaggtggatggATAGAAGGAGGGATGTCTAGAGATATAGGTGAGATAAGAAGATATAGGTAAAGATtaagatagagaaagagaggaagtaggaaaatagatagagagacggggagagatagagggagatagaaagataaggggatatagaggaagagatagaaaaAAATAtctaaaggaagagagagagagatagatattaatagatggtgagatagattTTGAGAGATAGATATATAAGGAAATATAGAGAGAGGGGTAGAGGGAGATAGATAAAGAGATTGACAAACAAAGAGAACTAAGGATATACAAATAGAGATGGAAAGAGGATGAGAGAAATTGGAAGAGATAGGGGGAGAGATGCACATTTAttggaagagaaataaagagatagaaatatacaagaaaagagagagagagagagagagagagagagagagagagagagagagagagagagagagagagagagagagggggggggtaggggaagagagagagattgATATGAGAAGATAGAGGAAAGATAgatcaatagatagagagagggagagagactaatatagaggaaaatatagataatagagaagaatatgaagatatagagatatatgtatagaaagagatatagaatggtgagagagagagggggggaaagagtaagagagaaagaaggtgacaaagacaagtaatagaaaAAAAGGTTTACACATTACAAAAAGGGAGATAGATAGGGAGGAAGAAACAAGGAGTGTATGTGCCTACACATTAGAATGAGTAAAAGATAGAgatatataaaaagagggagtgacagggagagatgaagaaagggagagataagatagaaataGGGATATAAATATATATGGAGATGGGGATAGAAAGGAGAGAGAGTAgatataacttgtaaaatataaaggtactgagagagagaaagagacgaAAGGAGATAGAAATGGGGAAAGGGAAACATAGAGATAGAAGACTTGGGAAACAATGAGAGAGGgtggatagaaagataaagatataggaaatgATATttgaagaggtagagagggatatatagagagagagggtaagagagatgaaggaagaggagTTTATAAGATCTAGAGATAGAGATGGAAATAGTGAGGGAGAGTGAGAAATAGGGAgtatgtgagtgagagagagatgtagaggtagagataaggatgcagaaaaatatataaatagatatagtgAGGGAGAGTGGGAGAAAAAGGACATAGAAGTACAtatatataaaaagagggagtgacaGGGagtgatatagagatagatataatgGGAAGCATAGAGGGGGAAaagagagatatagatggagataataatcaaatgacactTTACCCTCAGTATAACTCTGAGGACACAACTATCCATAAATTATTGGCATCAAATGACTAATTAATAGTTCGTTGCTCTCTTTTGCTCTCCTATTCAATGTGTTCAATTTAGGTTTTAtgttataatttattaattatataaatcaaaaaataaatttcaaatatttattttaataagacAAAATATACAAGTTAGATTTATTCCAATATCTTTTAACTATTATTTTAAATTCTATAAaaagatataaataattaaaattaaattttaaattaataaataaataatattaaaaaaaagaagtagaagaaagaaggtgacattaaaaaaaatccattaaataaaatagtaataaaagatatattttaattcaaaatatgaTTATTCTACAATAACTAACATTTTCATAAGAAAATAGTTATAAATTAAATCATTAAAACTAAAGTATATTTTATactttataaaaattaatcattaaaaaaaggagaagatgaattagaataaagcTAATTACTTTTGAGAAACTTACAAAACAAGATAAGACATCTTAATCATTTTTTCTTTATAGATATTTTTTAtagttaataatattaaaatatatattttttaattttttatcataaaagatttcttttttaaaattaatataaatttaagtaTGTAATTGAAATTGATTCTATGTTCTTGCTATCATAAAGATATATCAGAATTAATTAGGGACTGCGATGGGAGCATCTGGTTACCGTCACCGAGCTAGGGCAATCGTGCCCTAGCTCTTCCTCGCCGTGTCTGCTTCTGCGTGGGGGGGTGTTTAATCACGTGGGTTGGGGGGGAGTCATTTTTTCCTGCTGTGGGTTTTGGTTCGTCTTTTTTGGCCGCCGTTCTGTGCTGGGACGAGTCTGTGTGGGCTGTGCATGCGTGCGGGAGTTGAGCGATTTGTTTGCAGCGCTCTTGTGACGGGTCGGGGCTGTGTTGGGCCCGATCAGATCCCTTTGCGGTGGGGTATCCAGGGCTGAGAGGGCTAATGGCCAAAGGGGAGACACCTAGGGAGGGGCCTAGTTCAAAATTTCAAGAAGCAGTGGCTACGAATTTGCCAGGTCAGGAAGCAAGGGTTTTTGAAAATGCCCTCTTCTCTCAGAATACAGGGGCTACGGATCCAGGCTCGCCTGTGGGATCTCGGATCACGAAGATTAACGGATGTCTTGAAAGGTGCAAAGATAGACCCAAATTGGTAATTCCCTTTGaaatgattgctgaagatgtcgaaTATTACTCTAAACATTCGTTGTATTGCAAGTTCCTGGGTTTAAGAGTTTCTCTCCAATTTCTGGAAAACTGGGCTCAAAAAGTGTGGGAACTAGAGGGTGAAATGGAGGTTACGTTGCTAGCAAATAATTTTTTCATGGTAACATTTCTTTGTATGGCTGATCGGAATAGGGTTTTTGAGGGTGGACCCtatttttataaccaggtggggCTATTCGTCAAACCATGGCATGCAGGATTTAATCCTTCTGAGGAGCTTCCAAATCGGGTTCCGGTGTGGGTTCGGTTACCCAGATTTCCTATAGAATGTTGTCGCGAGGATGTTCTCCATATGCTTGCATCGATGCTCGGGAAGCCGGTGGGTCCTTCATCACAAACCTTGGGTAAGAAAGTTATGACCTTTGCTCGAATTTGTGTGGAACTTGATTTGAGTAGACCACTGCCTGATGCGGTAGAGATGTGTGCGGGCTCACATTCCTGGGTGCAACAATTGGATTATGAGACCCTTCCTTTTCGATGCCGTCTTTGTCATGAATATGGCCATCTTGTGAGAAGATGCCCAAAGGCCAAGTCAGTGGAACAGCAAACTTCGCCTCCTCCTCGTGATAATCCTAGTGCGGACAAAGGGAAGAAGCCTGTTGTTGGGGAGGACAAAGATGTTGAGGGCTTTGTTCGGGTTAAGGCTCGTAATCGGAACAGAGGCCAGAAGCGGACTCTAAGGGAGCGACAGGaagaggatacctttaacaggttCGAGATCTTGGATGAATTGGGTCAGCCAGAAGTTAATCCTGGATTAATTATTGAGGATGAACAGGCAGGGGATTCTAGAATGGGGACTATTTCTTCCATTCCTCCTATTGATTCCCATGAAGAGACTACCATGCCTATGGTCACGGATGGGCAAACAGGGGTTCAGATGATATTAGAGCCAAATGGTGAGTTGGGGCAAGGGGTAGAGAATGTTTCTATTCCTACACGGACTGCAGCTCCAGAGTCGGATAAGCGAGGTAAATCTTCTCCTCATCTGGGCATTCTTCAAAAAGATGGTAAGAAGGGGGTCTCAGAGAAAAATGTTAAATTGGGATGAAAGCAGGACTTAGAAAAGATTAAGATGATTGGGGAGACATTGGTGGAGTCAGGTTCTGTGAAGACCTTGGATTCCCACTTTTCGACTCCTTCGAAATGATAgttatctcatggaatgtaaggggcttgaacatcGGCCCTAGACAAAAGGCTGTTTGGGATTTAGTtaggagtcattctcctgatgtTCTCTTCCTTCAGGAGACTAAGGTTTCTGTGGAATGCATGATGAGTATTGCATCTAAGCTGTGGAGGAATGGTCTATGTCAGTGTATTGGAGCTCAGGGATCTTCCGGGGGTGTGGCATGTCTCTGGAACCCACGAAAGATCCAACCTGTGTCCTGGATTTCCTTTAAGTCCTCCTTATCCCTGGTTGCTCTGTGCACTGAGTCGGGGGAATGTGTTCTCTTTCCTAATGTCTACGCTCCTATTGACTTCCAAGGTAAGCTCCTGGTCTggaataatatttttttggttCGTAGTTTATTTCCTTACTTGCCATGGATTGTTGCCGGGGACTTTAATGCTATTCTTGATCTAACGGAGAAACGAGGAGGTAATACAAGACTGGATCCTTCTTCTTTCTTGCTCCGAGATAATATCTCAGCACTCAATCTCATGGATATTAAGCCTAGCAATGGCCgcttcacttggaataatagaagggaGGGTGACAGGTGCATTGCTGAACGCTTAGACCGCTTCATGGTTTCCTATTTTTGGGTGGGTGGATTGTGGTCTTCCAGTTCTGAAATTTTGGATTGGAGAGGCTCGGATCATTGGCCAATTAAGCTTGTCACTTCTTCAGCTCGTCTACCTCAGAGGCCGCCTTTTAAGTTCCAGCTTATGTGGCTTCGTGACCCGGACCTCTATGGTTGCATTGCCGAATGGTGGCAGGTTGGCAGGCCGGCTTTTGGTACAGCAATGTATGTTTTTGCTAAGCTTCTCCAGTATGTTAAGTATCAGCTCAAACGGTGGAATCGACAATGCTTCGGAAACATCTACCAGGCAAAACAAGAAGCTCAAGTCAAGTTGAATGGCATTACCAGATTGATTAGGGAGGAGGGAGTGTCTGAATACTTGTTACGGGAAGAAGCCAGAGCTTTAAAAGCTTTGGAGGAATGGGAGTTGAGAGAGGAAATCTTTTGGAAACAGAAAGCTCGGATTGAGTGGCTTAAGGAGGGAGACAAGAACACTGCCTTCtttttcaattcagtgaaagcCAGACAACATGGTAATGCTATTTCATCTCTGGTGACTGATAGGGGAGAGGTTATTTCTTCTACTCAGGGTATCGCTGATGAAGCAGTGCAGTATTTTGCTTCTTTATTTAGAGAGGAAGCACAGGGAGACTCTATTGCAGAGGCCCAGGTCCTTTCCTGTATTCCTTCTTTGGTTTCTTTGGAAATGAAACAATATCTTATGAGTGTCATAACTTTGGAGGAGTTAGAAAAAATAGTTTTCCAGATGAAAAAAGGTAAGGCTCCTGGTCCAGACGGTTTCCCGATTGAGTTCTTCCAGGAATTTTGGGACATTATCAAGTTTGATTTATTGGCAGTTGTTCAAGAATCCCAGAAGAATAAGCAAATGCTCCGGGCCCTGAACTCTACCTTCTTGGCACTCATTCCCAAGGGGGAGGGGGCTAACCGATTAAGTCAATTTCGCCCTATTTCTCTTTGCAACGTAACTTATAAAATTATATCTAAATTGATAGCTGAAAGGTTGAAAAAGGGGCTTACTGTGCTAATCTCCGAAGAGCAAAGTGGCTTTGTGGAAGGTCGTCAGATTTTGGATGGGGTGGTGGTGGCTACTGAGACTATCCATTCCATGGCCAGCTCTAAAGCCAAAGCTATGttcatcaagctggatatggccaaGGCGTATGACagagttcgttggtccttcctGCAGAAGGTCTTGAGTGCCTTTGGTTTCGAGGAGGAATGGATTtgttgggttatgagttgtgtgggGTCGACTTCCTTCTCAGTTTTGATTAATGGGGAGCACTCAAACCTCTTTGGGGCCTCTCGGGGTTTGCGGCAGGGTGACCCTCTTTCTCC contains:
- the LOC131075574 gene encoding uncharacterized protein LOC131075574; this encodes MAKGETPREGPSSKFQEAVATNLPGQEARVFENALFSQNTGATDPGSPVGSRITKINGCLERCKDRPKLVIPFEMIAEDVEYYSKHSLYCKFLGLRVSLQFLENWAQKVWELEGEMEVTLLANNFFMVTFLCMADRNRVFEGGPYFYNQVGLFVKPWHAGFNPSEELPNRVPVWVRLPRFPIECCREDVLHMLASMLGKPVGPSSQTLGKKVMTFARICVELDLSRPLPDAVEMCAGSHSWVQQLDYETLPFRCRLCHEYGHLVRRCPKAKSVEQQTSPPPRDNPSADKGKKPVVGEDKDVEGFVRVKARNRNRGQKRTLRERQEEDTFNRFEILDELGQPEVNPGLIIEDEQAGDSRMGTISSIPPIDSHEETTMPMVTDGQTGVQMILEPNGELGQGVENVSIPTRTAAPESDKRGKSSPHLGILQKDGKKGVSEKNVKLG